From Camelus dromedarius isolate mCamDro1 chromosome 12, mCamDro1.pat, whole genome shotgun sequence, the proteins below share one genomic window:
- the LOC135322572 gene encoding olfactory receptor 10AG1-like, with the protein MTETNLTVRMDFVLLGFSDIPRFHWLLFGVFSVIYLAILLGNGIIVLVTRADVALQTPMYFFLSNLSFLEICYVSVTLPRMLMDLWTQKGSISFFSCATQMCFFLMLGATECFLLAVMAYDRYVAICNPLHYPLVMNHRVCVQLVVASWISGAPVQIGQTWQIFSVSFCGSNQISHFFCDIPPLLKLACGDIFVNEMVVYLFAVLLVTVPFLLILSFYMRIISTIMKLPSNTGQTKAFSTCSSHITVVVLFYGSGTVTYLKPKSDQYVGIDKLLSLFYTILTPLFNPMIYSLRNKDVRKAMRKFLPKLSAL; encoded by the coding sequence atgacGGAAACAAATCTCACTGTAAGGATGGACTTCGTCCTCCTGGGCTTCTCTGACATTCCCAGGTTCCACTGGCTGCTTTTTGGGGTATTCTCAGTCATCTACTTGGCTATCCTGCTGGGGAACGGCATCATAGTTCTGGTAACAAGAGCAGATGTCGCTCTTCAGACGCCCATGTATTTTTTCCTCAGCAATCTTTCCTTCCTAGAGATCTGTTATGTGTCTGTCACTCTTCCTAGGATGCTCATGGACCTTTGGACCCAGAAaggaagtatttcttttttcagctgTGCCACACAAATGTGCTTCTTCCTTATGCTGGGAGCCACGGAGTGTTTCCTGCTGGCtgtgatggcctatgaccgctatgtggccattTGTAACCCTCTGCACTATCCCCTCGTCATGAACCACAGGGTCTGTGTCCAGCTGGTGGTGGCCTCCTGGATCAGTGGAGCTCCAGTCCAGATAGGACAAACATGGCAGATATTCTCTGTGTCCTTTTGTGGTTCTAATCAAATCAGTCACTTCTTCTGTGACATCCCCCCATTACTGAAGCTGGCCTGTGGGGACATCTTTGTGAATGAGATGGTGGTCTATCTATTTGCTGTGTTGCTTGTCACTGTTCCCTTTTTGTTGATACTTAGTTTCTATATGAGAATTATCTCCACCATCATGAAGCTGCCATCAAACACAGGGCAGACCAAAGCCTTTTCCACGTGCTCTTCCCACATCACGGTGGTAGTTTTGTTCTATGGATCAGGCACTGTCACCTATTTAAAACCTAAATCCGATCAGTATGTAGGAATAGACAAACTGCTCTCTCTTTTCTACACCATTTTGACTCCATTGTTCAATCCTATGATATATAGTCTGCGGAACAAAGATGTCAGAAAGGCAATGAGGAAATTTCTTCCCAAATTATCAGCATTATGA
- the LOC105090082 gene encoding olfactory receptor 5AS1 produces the protein MLESNYTMPIEFLLVGFTDYLPLRVTLFLVFLIVYTLTVMGNIGLIILVNIDSSLQTPMYYFLSNLSFLDFSYSTAITPKMLVDFLASKKSISPYGCALQMFFFGCFADAECLLLAAMAFDRYAAICNPLLYSTLMSRRVCLCCVVLVYVSGSMTSMVHVCLTFRMPFCGSNIINHFFCDIPPLLALSCADTHINELLLFTLCGFIQTSTFVVIFLSYFWILITVLGIKSSGGRSKTFSTCASHLIAVTLFYGTLLFMYLRPTTSYSLGTDKVVAVFYTVVFPMVNPIIYSFRNKDVKNALKKLLDRNRTFS, from the coding sequence ATGTTGGAGAGTAATTATACCATGCCAATTGAATTTCTGCTTGTTGGATTCACAGATTACCTACCTCTCAGGGTCACACTATTCTTGGTATTTCTCATAGTATACACACTCACGGTCATGGGAAACATAGGCTTAATAATTCTAGTTAACATCGACTCGAGCCTTCAAACCCCCATGTATTATTTCCTCAGCAACTTGTCTTTCTTAGACTTCAGCTATTCCACAGCCATCACGCCTAAAATGCTGGTGGATTTCTTAGCATCCAAGAAAAGCATCTCCCCCTACGGCTGTGCACTGCAGATGTTTTTCTTCGGCTGTTTTGCTGATGCTGAGTGCCTTCTCCTGGCAGCAATGGCCTTCGACCGCTATGCCGCCATCTGCAATCCACTGCTCTATTCAACACTTATGTCTCGGAGAGTCTGTCTCTGCTGCGTTGTGCTGGTTTACGTCAGCGGAAGTATGACTTCGATGGTACACGTCTGCCTTACGTTCAGGATGCCATTCTGTGGCTCCAATATCATCAATCATTTTTTCTGTGATATCCCACCTCTGCTGGCTTTATCCTGTGCAGACACGCATATCAATGAGCTTCTGCTCTTTACCTTGTGTGGCTTCATCCAGACCAGCACTTTTGTGGTCATATTTCTCTCTTACTTCTGGATCCTCATCACTGTTTTGGGCATCAAGTCCTCAGGTGGCAGAAGCAAAACGTTCTCCACCTGTGCTTCCCATCTCATAGCCGTCACCTTATTCTATGGAACACTCCTGTTCATGTACTTACGTCCCACCACCAGCTATTCCCTAGGCACTGATAAAGTAGTTGCAGTGTTTTATACTGTTGTCTTCCCCATGGTTAACCCAATAATCTACAGCTTCAGAAACAAGGATGTAAAAAATGCCCTCAAAAAGCTGTTAGACAGAAACCGGACTTTCAGTTGA
- the LOC135322571 gene encoding olfactory receptor 10AG1-like yields MGSRGQSPPQRNHTTLVEFTLLGFSDVPDLQGFLFGLFLIIYLIILMGNSLIIVIIKIDPSLQTPMYFFLGNFSSLEICYVSVIVPRLLVDLCKQNRSISFLACATQMYFFLVFGATECFILTAMAYDRYVAICHPLLYPLVMNSRLCVRLAAGCWVSGIPVHVGFTSQVFSLPFCASNQLNHFFCDIPPVLKLACGDTFTTEMLVYVVAILVVTVPFMLILGSYVNIISTILRLPSATGRAKAFSTCSSHLMVVALFFGSGIITYMRPKSSHSIGMDKFLSLFYTIVTPMFNPIIYCLRNKEVMVALRKLLLKWSVL; encoded by the coding sequence ATGGGATCCAGAGGACAAAGTCCCCCACAGCGGAACCACACGACACTGGTGGAGTTCACCCTGCTGGGCTTCTCTGATGTTCCCGACCTCCAAGGATTTCTTTTTGGGCTGTTTTTGATCATCTACCTGATTATTCTGATGGGAAATAGCCTCATTATCGTCATAATCAAGATTGACCCTTCCCTTCAGACCcccatgtattttttccttgggAACTTCTCCTCCTTGGAAATATGCTATGTATCAGTCATTGTCCCCAGATTATTAGTAGATCTCTGTAAGCAAAATAGAAGTATATCCTTCCTGGCCTGTGCTACccaaatgtatttctttctgGTGTTTGGAGCCACGGAGTGCTTTATTCTGACTGCGATGGCTTATGACAGGTACGTTGCCATCTGCCACCCGTTACTCTACCCCTTGGTCATGAACAGCAGGCTGTGTGTGCGACTGGCAGCTGGCTGCTGGGTGAGCGGGATCCCTGTTCACGTAGGGTTTACCTCCCAGGTCTTCTCTCTGCCCTTCTGCGCGTCTAACCAGCTGAACCACTTCTTCTGTGACATACCTCCAGTGCTCAAGCTTGCCTGTGGGGACACGTTTACGACTGAGATGCTGGTTTATGTGGTTGCCATTCTAGTGGTCACTGTTCCGTTCATGCTGATTCTTGGATCTTACGTGAACATAATCTCCACCATCCTGAGGCTGCCTTCAGCAACTGGGCGAGCCAAGGCCTTTTCTACCTGTTCTTCCCACCTCATGGTTGTGGCTTTATTCTTCGGTTCAGGCATCATTACGTACATGAGACCAAAGTCCAGTCATTCCATAGGAATGgacaaatttctctctctcttttacacCATCGTCACCCCAATGTTCAACCCCATAATATATTGTCTGAGAAACAAAGAAGTTATGGTGGCACTGAGAAAACTCCTACTGAAATGGTCTGTGCTATGA
- the LOC105090083 gene encoding olfactory receptor 5F1: MARKNYTLLTEFLLLGLADTPELQILLFLLFAVIYTLTVLGNVGMILLIRMESRLHTPMYFLLAHLSFMDVCYSSTITPKMLADLLSEKKTISFAGCFLQMYFFIAFATTECITFGLMAYDRYVAICNPLRYSLIMSTTVCLKMAAGSFTAGLLNSMVHTGYVSSLPFCGSRVIHHFFCDNPPIFKLSCSDTHLYEVILSTFAGVNMVGTLLVILASYGCILFSIFRMHSGEGRRKAFSTCASHLTAIILFCSTSTYTYLRPSSSYSLSQDKVASVFYTVVIPMLNPLIYSLRNKEVKKALWNAVPRTRIPSCL; the protein is encoded by the coding sequence ATGGCCAGAAAAAATTACACTTTGCTGACTGAGTTCCTCCtgttgggattagcagacacgcCAGAGCTACAGATTctcctctttctgctttttgCTGTGATTTACACACTTACAGTTCTGGGGAATGTTGGGATGATCTTATTAATCAGGATGGAGTCCCGACTTCACACTCCCATGTATTTCCTCCTGGCTCACCTGTCTTTTATGGACGTTTGTTATTCATCCACCATCACTCCAAAGATGCTGGCAGATTTATTGTCAGAGAAGAAAACCATCTCCTTTGCTGGCTGCTTCCTGCAGATGTACTTCTTCATAGCCTTTGCCACAACTGAATGCATCACTTTTGGGTTAATGGCCTATGACCGGTATGTGGCCATCTGCAACCCTCTGCGTTACTCCTTGATCATGTCCACCACAGTCTGCCTAAAAATGGCAGCTGGGTCTTTCACAGCAGGGCTGTTGAACTCCATGGTTCACACAGGTTATGTAAGCAGCTTGCCATTCTGCGGGTCCagggtcatccatcacttcttcTGTGACAACCCTCCAATTTTTAAGCTCTCGTGTTCTGACACTCACCTGTATGAAGTCATTTTGTCCACATTTGCTGGTGTGAATATGGTCGGGACTCTGCTGGTGATCCTCGCCTCCTACGGCTGCATCCTCTTCTCCATCTTTCGGATGCATTCCGGGGAGGGCAGGCGCAAAGCCTTCTCCACGTGTGCCTCTCACCTGACAGCCAtcattctgttctgttccaccTCCACCTACACTTACCTGAGACCTAGTTCCAGCTACTCCCTGAGTCAAGACAAAGTGGCTTCCGTGTTCTACACGGTGGTCATCCCCATGTTGAACCCTCTGATCTACAGCCTCAGGAATAAGGAAGTGAAGAAGGCTCTATGGAATGCAGTTCCTAGGACAAGGATCCCTTCATGTCTGTGA